A window from Parus major isolate Abel unplaced genomic scaffold, Parus_major1.1 Scaffold713, whole genome shotgun sequence encodes these proteins:
- the TMEM223 gene encoding transmembrane protein 223: MAARAALEAAAVARDVVLFQHDRSRFFRLVGLFCAGQGLFWAYLAHFAYTSLRPAPGPGPDDPLRPRDNKWRYGFTASCLTVGSLVLAAGWLLPLRSVHRVTLLRGGSAVTIGTHGPLGLGRRSFTVPLRDVSGRAHRAEVAAAIPIKVRGRPFFFLLDKAGQLSDPRLFDVTVGAFRKF; this comes from the exons ATGGCGGCGCGGGCGGCGCTGGAGGCCGCGGCCGTGGCGCGGGACGTGGTTTTGTTCCAGCACGACCGCAGCCGCTTCTTCCGCCTCGTGGGGCTCTTCTGCGCGGGACAGGGGCTCTTCTGGGCCTACCTGGCTCACTTCGCCTACACGTCGCTGCGCCCCGCGCCCGGCCCCGGTCCCGACGATCCGCTGCGACCCCGCGACAACAAATGGCGCTACGGCTTCACGGCGTCCTGCCTCACCGTCG GCTCGCTGGTGCTGGCGGCGGGCTGGCTGCTGCCGCTGCGCTCGGTGCACCGGGTGACGCTGCTGCGGGGCGGCTCCGCCGTCACCATCGGGACCCACGGGCCGCTGGGGCTGGGCCGGCGCTCGTTCACCGTGCCGCTCCGGGACGTGTCCGGCCGCGCTCACCGGGCAGAGGTGGCCGCCGCCATCCCCATCAAGGTGCGGGGCCGCCCCTTCTTCTTCCTGCTGGACAAGGCCGGGCAGCTCAGCGACCCCCGGCTCTTCGATGTCACCGTGGGCGCCTTCCGAAAGTTCTAG